The Corallococcus silvisoli genome contains a region encoding:
- a CDS encoding ATP-binding protein: MPPTPLVAPDFRSLFEASPDPYLVLTPGFIIVAVTDSYLRVTQTRREAILGRHIFDVFPNNPLDPTATGVGNLRESLERVLRTRAPDAMAVQKYDIPRPESAGGGFEPRYWSPLNTPVFDADGTLRYVLHRGEDVTEFIGLKNRGDEQNRQHAALRARADEMEGEIFRRAQQLQETNQQLRTANEQLGELDRLKSEFFANVSHEFRTPLTLMLGPTEDLLAGRAGPLSDEVRKEMERVHRNAGRLLKLVNALLDLSRLEAGPREERFVPADLAALTADAASSFRSAMERAGLKLTVDCPPLSQPVYVAPDLWEQIVLNLVSNAFKFTPQGGVTLRLREHGQRVSLEVEDTGPGIPAQDLPHLFERFHRVPGTPSRTHEGSGIGLALVQEFARLHGGTVAVRSTEGQGTTFTVELPLGHAHLPPERIRTTARPRSKAREATSTYVEEALRWSSAKTKERTQSSHRHLPAPNGQVAPPLPRPRILLVDDNRDMRDYIQRVLSAEYEVETMTDGQKGLESALARPPDLVLTDVMMPRLDGVGLLKALRAVPHTRELPILLLSAKAGEQATVQGLASGADDYLVKPFSAGELLARIGSNLKLARMRREMADERVRAEGLAEALRARDDFLSVAAHELRTPLAAFQLHLELVERGLGRDAPPKALERLKQARAFIRRLAMLVDVLMDVSQITSGRLKLVRTDVDLGDLLVEVTRFAEEEARRDGTPLTVAVKGPVTGAFDPSRISQVVHNLVANALKFGRGRPVDVTLQPDGAVARLSVVDHGIGIKPEDRERIFERFERAVSSHHYGGLGLGLWVSRQVVEAHQGRIDVEDTPGGGTTFRVTLPLQGAPVDMAGAHPG, encoded by the coding sequence ATGCCCCCCACCCCCCTGGTGGCCCCGGATTTCCGGAGCCTGTTCGAAGCCTCGCCTGATCCATACCTGGTGCTGACGCCGGGGTTCATCATCGTCGCGGTGACGGACTCGTACCTGCGCGTCACCCAGACGCGGCGAGAGGCCATCCTGGGTCGCCACATCTTCGACGTCTTTCCCAACAACCCCTTGGACCCCACGGCCACCGGGGTCGGCAACCTGCGCGAGTCGCTGGAGCGCGTGCTGAGGACGCGCGCCCCGGACGCGATGGCGGTCCAGAAATACGACATCCCCCGGCCCGAGTCGGCTGGCGGAGGGTTCGAGCCGCGCTACTGGAGCCCGTTGAACACGCCCGTCTTCGACGCGGACGGCACGCTGCGCTACGTCCTCCACCGGGGCGAGGACGTCACGGAGTTCATCGGCCTGAAGAACCGGGGCGACGAACAGAACCGACAGCACGCCGCGCTCCGGGCCCGCGCGGACGAGATGGAGGGCGAGATCTTCCGTCGCGCCCAGCAGCTCCAGGAGACGAACCAGCAGCTGCGCACCGCGAACGAGCAACTGGGGGAGCTGGACCGGCTCAAGTCGGAGTTCTTCGCCAACGTCAGCCACGAGTTCCGCACGCCGCTGACGCTGATGTTGGGGCCCACCGAGGACCTGCTCGCCGGGCGTGCGGGGCCCCTGTCGGACGAGGTCCGCAAGGAGATGGAGCGGGTGCATCGCAACGCCGGCCGCCTGCTCAAGCTGGTGAACGCGCTGCTGGACCTGTCCCGGCTGGAGGCCGGCCCCCGGGAGGAGCGCTTCGTGCCCGCGGACCTGGCCGCGCTGACGGCGGACGCGGCGAGCAGCTTCCGCTCCGCCATGGAGCGCGCGGGGCTCAAGCTCACGGTGGACTGCCCGCCCCTGTCCCAGCCGGTGTACGTGGCGCCGGACCTGTGGGAGCAGATCGTCCTCAACCTGGTCTCCAACGCCTTCAAGTTCACGCCCCAGGGGGGCGTCACGCTGCGCCTGCGGGAGCACGGGCAACGGGTGTCGCTGGAGGTGGAGGACACCGGCCCGGGCATCCCCGCGCAGGACCTGCCCCACCTCTTCGAGCGCTTCCACCGCGTGCCGGGCACGCCGTCGCGCACGCACGAGGGCAGCGGCATCGGGCTCGCGCTGGTGCAGGAGTTCGCCCGGCTGCACGGCGGCACCGTGGCGGTGCGCAGCACGGAGGGCCAAGGCACCACCTTCACCGTGGAGCTGCCCCTGGGCCATGCGCACCTGCCTCCGGAGCGCATCCGCACCACCGCCCGTCCCCGCTCCAAGGCGCGCGAGGCCACGTCCACCTACGTCGAGGAGGCGCTGCGGTGGAGCAGCGCCAAGACGAAGGAGCGCACGCAGTCCTCGCATCGCCACCTGCCCGCCCCGAACGGGCAGGTCGCGCCCCCGCTCCCCCGCCCCCGCATCCTGCTCGTGGACGACAACCGCGACATGCGCGACTACATCCAGCGCGTGCTCTCCGCGGAGTACGAAGTGGAGACGATGACGGACGGCCAGAAGGGACTGGAGTCCGCGCTGGCCCGTCCGCCGGACCTGGTGCTGACGGACGTGATGATGCCGCGGCTGGACGGCGTGGGACTGCTCAAGGCCCTGCGCGCGGTGCCGCACACGCGCGAGCTGCCCATCCTCCTGCTGTCCGCGAAGGCCGGAGAGCAGGCCACCGTGCAGGGGCTCGCGTCCGGGGCGGACGACTACCTGGTGAAGCCCTTCTCCGCCGGAGAGCTGCTCGCGCGCATCGGCTCCAACCTGAAGCTCGCGCGGATGCGCCGGGAGATGGCCGACGAGCGCGTCCGGGCGGAGGGGCTCGCGGAGGCGCTGCGCGCCCGCGACGACTTCCTCTCCGTCGCGGCGCACGAGCTGCGCACACCGCTGGCCGCGTTCCAGCTGCACCTGGAGCTGGTGGAGCGAGGGCTGGGCCGGGACGCGCCGCCCAAGGCCCTGGAGCGCCTGAAGCAGGCCCGCGCGTTCATCCGCAGGCTGGCGATGCTGGTGGACGTGCTGATGGACGTGTCGCAGATCACCAGCGGCCGGCTGAAGCTCGTCCGCACGGACGTGGACCTGGGGGACCTGCTGGTGGAGGTCACCCGCTTCGCGGAAGAGGAGGCCCGCCGCGACGGCACGCCGCTCACCGTGGCCGTGAAGGGGCCGGTGACGGGCGCCTTCGACCCGTCGCGCATCTCCCAGGTGGTGCACAACCTGGTCGCCAACGCGCTGAAGTTCGGCCGGGGCCGGCCGGTGGACGTGACCCTGCAGCCGGACGGCGCGGTGGCGCGCCTCTCCGTCGTGGACCACGGCATCGGCATCAAGCCGGAGGACCGCGAGCGCATCTTCGAGCGCTTCGAGCGCGCGGTGTCCTCGCACCACTACGGTGGGCTGGGCCTGGGCCTCTGGGTGTCACGACAGGTGGTGGAGGCGCACCAGGGGCGCATCGACGTGGAGGACACGCCGGGCGGAGGCACGACCTTCCGCGTGACGCTGCCCCTCCAGGGCGCCCCGGTGGACATGGCCGGCGCGCACCCCGGCTGA
- a CDS encoding AI-2E family transporter, which produces MSPPVEATAPDERRKRLLLLTGLWVALAVMLFALRSVVMPFAGAALIAYLVQPLVARITRVNVAGRSVPRWVAILLIYAGFFLGVYLFFVALVPQLYREVARISREMAGFASALTPEHLQELARRAETWLNVYGIPVALSDRAMEGATGPSGGFSLALDLEQMLTDAVARVTSLAKENLADIVNVSRRIVTEVLASVFMLFFILMVAAFFSIDAQAIRRYFGTLVPAEFLPDAKTLVARIDKSLSGVVRGQVTICLVNGGLTLVGLLLFGVKFAFLLATIATLFSLIPIFGTIISSVPIVLIALADGVQKGFALLLWIVGIHALEAYFLNPKIMGEAARIHPVVVAFSLIAGEKLFGLWGALFAVPVASIAVACFDYARIKAQPPPLVTPAAQQAVASTDAAPAA; this is translated from the coding sequence ATGTCGCCGCCCGTGGAAGCCACCGCCCCCGACGAACGCCGCAAGCGCCTGCTCCTCCTCACGGGATTGTGGGTGGCCCTGGCGGTGATGCTCTTCGCCCTGCGCTCGGTGGTGATGCCCTTCGCGGGCGCCGCGCTCATCGCGTACCTGGTGCAGCCGCTGGTGGCGCGCATCACCCGGGTGAACGTGGCCGGCCGCTCCGTGCCCCGGTGGGTGGCCATCCTGCTCATCTACGCGGGCTTCTTCCTGGGCGTGTACCTCTTCTTCGTCGCGCTGGTGCCGCAGCTGTACCGCGAGGTGGCGCGCATCAGCCGGGAGATGGCGGGCTTCGCCAGCGCGCTCACGCCCGAGCACCTGCAGGAGCTCGCGCGGCGCGCGGAGACGTGGCTCAACGTGTACGGCATCCCCGTGGCGCTGTCGGACCGGGCCATGGAGGGCGCGACCGGCCCGTCCGGCGGCTTCAGCCTGGCGCTGGACCTGGAACAGATGCTCACCGACGCGGTGGCCCGCGTCACGTCGCTCGCGAAGGAGAACCTGGCGGACATCGTCAACGTGTCGCGGCGCATCGTCACGGAAGTGCTGGCCAGCGTCTTCATGCTGTTCTTCATCCTGATGGTGGCCGCGTTCTTCTCCATCGACGCGCAGGCCATCCGCCGCTACTTCGGCACGCTCGTCCCCGCGGAGTTCCTCCCCGACGCGAAGACGCTGGTGGCGCGCATCGACAAGTCGCTGTCCGGCGTGGTGCGCGGCCAGGTCACCATCTGCCTGGTCAACGGGGGCCTCACGCTGGTGGGCCTGCTGCTGTTCGGCGTGAAGTTCGCCTTCCTGCTGGCCACCATCGCCACGCTCTTCAGCCTCATCCCCATCTTCGGCACCATCATCAGCTCGGTGCCCATCGTGCTCATCGCGCTGGCGGACGGCGTGCAGAAGGGCTTCGCGCTCCTCTTGTGGATCGTCGGCATCCACGCGCTGGAGGCGTACTTCCTCAACCCGAAGATCATGGGCGAGGCCGCCCGCATCCACCCGGTGGTGGTGGCCTTCTCGCTCATCGCGGGAGAGAAGCTCTTCGGCCTGTGGGGCGCGCTGTTCGCCGTGCCGGTGGCCTCCATCGCGGTGGCCTGCTTCGACTACGCGCGCATCAAGGCCCAGCCGCCTCCGCTGGTGACCCCAGCGGCTCAACAGGCGGTCGCCTCCACGGACGCGGCCCCCGCCGCCTGA
- a CDS encoding esterase/lipase family protein translates to MNPFVMQYRKMKCQLKYLASYVDLDPRGNQVVRRTDFKHCLKPVLLLHGFFSTRRVLEVLEHRLRREGYCVWSIHLGGTMDRFNTHRIDELARKVRGKVDRLYERHPDMGPLTIIGHSKGGLIGTYYVKRLGGDTRVRSLITLGTPHRGTRMAYLGCAALGWFSRSMWQLTPVSPFIKQLGVGAFPRHVRLTSIYSRDDVVARFPSSVLDVDGQPNVFNVELSGVPHGELLTRRSVWEVIQRELALGYADGAAAVAAPPPPLPVALPAAVSP, encoded by the coding sequence ATGAATCCGTTCGTGATGCAGTACCGGAAGATGAAGTGCCAGCTGAAGTACCTGGCCAGCTACGTGGATCTGGATCCACGCGGCAACCAGGTGGTGCGCCGCACGGACTTCAAGCACTGCCTCAAGCCGGTGCTCCTGCTGCACGGCTTCTTCAGCACGCGCCGCGTCCTGGAGGTGCTGGAGCACCGCCTGCGCCGCGAGGGCTACTGCGTGTGGTCCATCCACCTGGGCGGGACGATGGACCGCTTCAACACCCACCGCATCGACGAGCTGGCGCGCAAGGTGCGCGGCAAGGTGGACCGGCTCTACGAGCGCCACCCGGACATGGGACCGCTCACCATCATCGGCCACTCCAAGGGCGGCCTCATCGGCACGTACTACGTGAAGCGGCTGGGCGGGGACACGCGCGTGAGGAGCCTCATCACCCTGGGCACGCCGCACCGGGGCACGCGCATGGCGTACCTGGGCTGCGCCGCCCTGGGCTGGTTCAGCCGCAGCATGTGGCAGCTCACGCCCGTGTCGCCCTTCATCAAGCAGCTGGGCGTGGGCGCCTTCCCGCGCCACGTGCGCCTGACGTCCATCTACTCGCGCGACGACGTCGTCGCGCGCTTCCCCTCCTCCGTGCTGGACGTGGACGGCCAGCCCAACGTCTTCAACGTGGAGCTGTCCGGCGTGCCCCACGGCGAGCTGCTCACCCGCAGGTCCGTGTGGGAGGTCATCCAGCGCGAGCTGGCCCTGGGCTATGCTGACGGCGCCGCGGCCGTCGCCGCTCCGCCCCCTCCCCTTCCGGTGGCCCTGCCCGCCGCCGTCAGCCCCTGA
- a CDS encoding glutamine amidotransferase → MTRQPVPMKNVLLLKAGDAANSVRLSVGDYEQWFLRTIGLSGRRFDILPVHQGAPLPKDAKGYDAVMMTGSPLSVTRREPWMERAGAFMVEAGEQGIPVLGVCFGQQLLAEQYGGQVTRNPNGRETGTVEVTLSPEGRVDPLFTGLPARFAVQATHEDVVSRLPKSATVLAGNANTANQALAFRPNVRGVQFHPEMPAEAMRAVILAREENLETLAREKGVPPGEYVPQLLSGITPTPLAHRVLMNFLEHFT, encoded by the coding sequence ATGACGCGGCAACCCGTCCCCATGAAGAACGTCCTGCTGCTGAAAGCCGGCGACGCGGCGAACTCCGTGCGCCTGTCCGTGGGCGACTACGAGCAGTGGTTCCTGCGAACCATCGGACTGTCGGGCCGGCGATTCGACATCCTCCCCGTGCACCAGGGCGCGCCCCTCCCGAAGGACGCGAAGGGCTACGACGCGGTGATGATGACGGGCTCCCCCCTGTCGGTGACGCGGCGCGAGCCGTGGATGGAGCGCGCCGGGGCCTTCATGGTGGAGGCGGGCGAGCAGGGCATCCCCGTGCTCGGCGTGTGCTTTGGCCAACAGCTGCTCGCCGAGCAGTACGGCGGCCAGGTGACTCGCAATCCCAACGGCCGTGAGACGGGCACCGTGGAGGTGACGCTCTCACCGGAGGGGCGCGTGGATCCGCTCTTCACCGGCCTGCCAGCGCGCTTCGCCGTCCAGGCCACCCACGAGGACGTCGTCTCCCGCCTGCCGAAAAGCGCCACGGTGCTCGCGGGCAACGCCAACACCGCGAACCAGGCGCTCGCGTTCCGCCCCAACGTGCGCGGCGTGCAGTTCCACCCGGAGATGCCCGCGGAGGCCATGCGCGCGGTCATCCTCGCCCGCGAGGAGAACCTGGAGACCCTGGCCCGCGAGAAGGGCGTCCCGCCGGGCGAGTACGTCCCCCAGCTCCTGTCCGGCATCACCCCGACGCCGCTCGCGCACCGGGTGCTGATGAACTTCCTGGAACACTTCACCTGA
- a CDS encoding aldehyde dehydrogenase family protein — protein MTDARSLTPKLPVLKLLIDGQTVDPIEGGTFAVTNPATGQKLCDAPAGTAADVDRAVKAARRAFESGPWGRMTGRERGKLLRKLADLLYERREEFALIESLNNGKTFKDAIRGDVAPGAATLANFADMASTIMGEVLPVDGPFHTYALKEPVGVVGAIIPWNYPTCMLGWKLGPALASGCTVVVKPSEYTPLTALKLGALALEAGFPPGVINIVTGLGDPAGEAIARHPDVDKISFTGSGRTARRLLQASAASNLKKLTLELGGKSPQIIFPDADFDRAVEACFWGIFSNKGETCNAGSRVLVHERAYEPFVAKLAEKARALKVGDPLESSTEMGALVSQKQMEVVLGYIESGKQQGAKLLAGGGRDTEGLKAKGCFVKPTLFGDVKPDMRIAQEEIFGPVLSCMRFRDDAEALALANSTPYGLAASLWTHDVAKAHALAKQVKSGVVWINCFNEFDDAAPFGGYKESGWGRDLSHHALDGYLQTKAVWTKLPSP, from the coding sequence ATGACCGACGCTCGTTCGCTCACTCCCAAGCTCCCCGTGCTCAAGCTGCTCATCGACGGGCAGACCGTGGACCCCATCGAAGGTGGCACCTTCGCGGTGACGAACCCCGCCACCGGACAGAAGCTGTGTGACGCGCCCGCGGGCACGGCCGCCGACGTGGACCGCGCGGTGAAGGCCGCGCGCCGCGCGTTCGAGTCCGGGCCGTGGGGGAGGATGACGGGCCGCGAGCGCGGCAAGCTCCTGCGCAAGCTGGCGGACCTGCTCTACGAGCGCCGCGAGGAGTTCGCGCTCATCGAGTCGCTGAACAACGGCAAGACCTTCAAGGACGCCATCCGGGGGGACGTGGCGCCGGGCGCCGCGACGCTCGCGAACTTCGCGGACATGGCCAGCACCATCATGGGCGAGGTGCTGCCCGTGGACGGCCCCTTCCACACCTACGCGCTCAAGGAGCCGGTGGGCGTGGTGGGCGCCATCATCCCGTGGAACTACCCCACGTGCATGCTCGGGTGGAAGCTGGGGCCCGCGCTGGCCTCCGGGTGCACGGTGGTGGTGAAGCCCTCCGAGTACACGCCGCTCACCGCGCTGAAGCTGGGCGCGCTGGCGCTGGAGGCGGGCTTCCCGCCCGGCGTCATCAACATCGTCACCGGCCTGGGCGACCCCGCGGGCGAGGCCATCGCGCGGCACCCGGACGTGGACAAGATCTCCTTCACCGGCTCTGGCCGCACCGCGCGCCGGCTGCTCCAGGCGTCGGCCGCGAGCAACCTGAAGAAGCTGACGCTGGAGCTGGGCGGCAAGAGCCCGCAGATCATCTTCCCGGACGCGGACTTCGACCGCGCGGTGGAGGCGTGCTTCTGGGGCATCTTCAGCAACAAGGGCGAGACGTGCAACGCGGGCAGCCGCGTGCTGGTGCATGAGCGCGCCTATGAGCCGTTCGTCGCGAAGCTCGCGGAGAAGGCGCGCGCGCTGAAGGTGGGCGACCCGCTGGAGTCGTCCACGGAGATGGGCGCGCTGGTGAGCCAGAAGCAGATGGAGGTCGTGCTGGGCTACATCGAGAGCGGCAAGCAGCAGGGCGCGAAGCTGCTCGCGGGTGGTGGGCGAGACACGGAGGGCCTCAAGGCGAAGGGCTGCTTCGTGAAGCCCACCCTCTTCGGCGACGTGAAGCCGGACATGCGGATCGCCCAGGAGGAGATCTTCGGGCCCGTGCTGAGCTGCATGCGCTTCCGCGACGACGCGGAGGCGCTGGCGCTGGCGAACAGCACGCCCTACGGCCTGGCCGCGTCCCTCTGGACGCACGACGTGGCGAAGGCGCACGCGCTGGCGAAGCAGGTGAAGAGCGGCGTGGTGTGGATCAACTGCTTCAACGAGTTCGACGACGCGGCGCCCTTTGGCGGTTACAAGGAATCCGGCTGGGGCCGGGACCTGTCCCACCACGCGCTGGATGGCTATCTCCAGACGAAGGCCGTGTGGACGAAGCTGCCGTCGCCCTGA
- a CDS encoding glutamine synthetase family protein has translation MASRPKAKVLPHPAMARRVRAKERGEGSQRAAPGQQGDMDSLRRWMEEKGVRKVKVGAIDMDGVWRGKYISLEKFYSAAKSHMGFCDVVFGWDLGDELLDNTKVTGWHTGYPDTPAKVDLSTARIIPWEPDTAAFLLDFVNPDGTPFEASPRQLLQKMGQRARKLGFLPKFGAEYEFFLFKEGPQSLHEKGFQNLTPLTPGMFGYSWLRTSLNAPLVHALIDGCNAYGLDIEGFHTETGPGVFEAAIRYDTLELAADRAALFKTVVKEICARHGVSACFMAKVHPKLPGCSGHVHQSLWNLKGEDNLFHDPSQKHGMSRLMRHYIGGQLALMPELTALYWPTINSYKRSVENTWAPTTATWGLENRTCALRVIGDGSKSMRIEYRQLGADMNAYIGMAVSLAAGLWGIENEIEPPAPVLSNAYEAKNTRPLPRSLKDAVALLRNSERAREILGEGFVDHFVRTREWEVRQYERAVTSWELERYLELI, from the coding sequence ATGGCGTCGCGTCCCAAGGCCAAGGTGCTCCCGCATCCGGCGATGGCCCGCCGTGTCCGCGCGAAGGAGCGCGGCGAGGGCTCGCAGCGCGCGGCGCCCGGTCAGCAGGGGGACATGGACTCCCTGCGCCGGTGGATGGAGGAGAAGGGCGTCCGCAAGGTGAAGGTGGGCGCCATCGACATGGATGGCGTGTGGCGCGGCAAGTACATCTCGCTGGAGAAGTTCTACAGCGCCGCGAAGAGCCACATGGGCTTCTGCGACGTCGTCTTCGGCTGGGACCTGGGCGACGAGCTGCTGGACAACACGAAGGTGACGGGCTGGCACACGGGCTACCCGGACACGCCCGCGAAGGTGGACCTGTCCACCGCGCGCATCATCCCGTGGGAGCCGGACACGGCGGCGTTCCTGCTGGACTTCGTGAACCCGGACGGCACGCCCTTCGAGGCCAGCCCCCGCCAGCTGCTCCAGAAGATGGGCCAGCGCGCGCGCAAGCTCGGCTTCCTGCCGAAGTTCGGCGCGGAGTACGAGTTCTTCCTCTTCAAGGAGGGGCCCCAGAGCCTGCATGAGAAGGGCTTCCAGAACCTCACGCCGCTGACGCCGGGCATGTTCGGCTATTCGTGGCTGCGCACGTCCCTCAACGCGCCGCTGGTGCACGCCCTCATCGACGGCTGCAACGCGTACGGGCTCGACATCGAGGGCTTCCACACGGAGACGGGGCCCGGCGTCTTCGAGGCCGCCATCCGGTACGACACGCTGGAGCTGGCGGCGGACCGCGCGGCGCTGTTCAAGACGGTGGTGAAGGAGATCTGCGCGCGGCACGGCGTGTCCGCGTGCTTCATGGCGAAGGTGCACCCGAAGCTGCCCGGCTGTTCGGGACATGTGCACCAGTCGCTGTGGAACCTGAAGGGGGAGGACAACCTCTTCCACGACCCGTCGCAGAAGCACGGGATGAGCCGGCTGATGCGGCACTACATCGGCGGGCAGCTGGCGCTGATGCCGGAACTCACGGCGCTCTACTGGCCCACCATCAACAGCTACAAGCGCAGCGTGGAGAACACCTGGGCGCCCACCACCGCGACGTGGGGCCTGGAGAACCGCACCTGCGCCCTGCGCGTCATCGGCGACGGCAGCAAGTCCATGCGCATCGAGTACCGCCAGCTGGGCGCGGACATGAACGCGTACATCGGCATGGCGGTGAGCCTGGCCGCGGGCCTGTGGGGCATCGAGAACGAAATCGAGCCGCCCGCGCCGGTGCTGTCCAACGCCTACGAGGCGAAGAACACCCGACCCCTGCCGCGCAGCCTGAAGGACGCGGTGGCGCTCCTGAGGAACAGCGAGCGCGCCCGCGAAATCCTGGGCGAGGGCTTCGTCGACCATTTCGTGCGCACCCGCGAGTGGGAGGTGCGCCAGTACGAGCGGGCGGTCACCTCCTGGGAGCTGGAGCGCTACCTGGAGCTCATCTGA
- a CDS encoding iron-containing alcohol dehydrogenase, with product MKPFDIPAEPRVTEMAWPTRIVFGAGALQRLPAHAARLSMKRPLLVTDAGVVKAGLAARVTDVLRGAGLDCAVFDGVEPNPTERDVFAGLDAYRAHRSDGVIALGGGSALDAGKLVQLLTTHEPPLSRYDDAKGGDQYVRDDLPPLIAIPTTAGTGSEVGRSGVVTLADTGRKTVIFSPHLLPKAAIIDPELTLGLPPSVTAATGMDALTHCIEAYLANGFHPLADAVAIDGVMRVGRSLVTAVKEGRDLAARTDMMAAAMEGAMAFQKGLGASHALAHALTPISGVPHGLANAIVLPVVMEFNRAASTARLARIAAALGDSSNAREEVRAGNAIERVRTLAEAIGIPARLRDAGVEEKDLPRIAEKAFLDASHQGNPRAVTEPDLLAMAREAY from the coding sequence ATGAAGCCTTTCGACATTCCCGCGGAGCCGCGTGTCACGGAGATGGCCTGGCCCACGCGCATCGTGTTCGGCGCGGGCGCGCTCCAGAGGCTGCCCGCGCACGCGGCGCGGCTGAGCATGAAGCGCCCGCTGCTGGTGACGGACGCGGGCGTGGTGAAGGCCGGCCTCGCCGCGCGCGTCACGGACGTGCTCCGGGGCGCGGGCCTGGATTGCGCGGTCTTCGACGGCGTGGAGCCCAACCCCACCGAGCGCGACGTGTTCGCGGGCCTGGATGCATACCGCGCGCACCGGAGCGACGGGGTCATCGCCCTGGGCGGTGGCAGCGCGCTGGACGCGGGCAAGCTGGTGCAGTTGCTCACCACGCACGAGCCGCCGCTCAGCCGGTATGACGACGCGAAGGGCGGCGACCAGTACGTGCGCGACGACCTGCCGCCGCTCATCGCGATCCCCACGACCGCGGGCACGGGTTCGGAGGTGGGGCGTTCGGGCGTGGTGACGCTGGCGGACACGGGCCGCAAGACGGTCATCTTCAGCCCGCACCTGCTGCCGAAGGCCGCCATCATCGACCCGGAGCTGACGTTGGGGCTGCCCCCGTCGGTCACGGCGGCCACGGGCATGGACGCGCTCACCCACTGCATCGAGGCGTACCTCGCGAATGGCTTCCATCCGCTCGCGGACGCGGTGGCCATCGACGGCGTGATGCGCGTGGGGCGGTCGCTGGTGACGGCGGTGAAGGAGGGGCGCGACCTGGCGGCGCGCACGGACATGATGGCGGCGGCGATGGAGGGCGCCATGGCCTTCCAGAAGGGCCTGGGCGCGAGCCACGCGCTGGCGCACGCGCTCACGCCCATCTCCGGCGTGCCGCACGGCCTGGCGAACGCCATCGTCCTGCCCGTGGTGATGGAGTTCAACCGCGCGGCGAGCACCGCGCGGCTGGCGCGCATCGCCGCGGCGCTGGGGGACTCGTCCAACGCGCGCGAGGAGGTGCGCGCGGGCAACGCCATCGAGCGGGTGCGCACGCTGGCGGAGGCCATCGGGATTCCCGCGCGGCTTCGCGACGCGGGCGTGGAGGAGAAGGACCTGCCGCGCATCGCGGAGAAGGCCTTCCTGGACGCGTCCCACCAGGGAAACCCTCGCGCCGTCACCGAGCCGGACCTGCTGGCGATGGCCCGCGAGGCCTACTGA
- a CDS encoding ATP-dependent DNA helicase → MKAMFKKMVVAVALIASSPVMAADYHAATPFVSRQDQARMERERQERERQARLERQRQERERQARLERERRERERQERERQARLERERQERQRQERERQARLERERQERERQARLERERQQRERQAQRDRVAHNGGWLN, encoded by the coding sequence ATGAAGGCAATGTTCAAGAAGATGGTGGTGGCTGTGGCGCTCATCGCGAGCTCGCCGGTGATGGCGGCGGACTACCACGCGGCCACCCCCTTCGTGAGCCGCCAGGACCAGGCCCGCATGGAGCGCGAGCGTCAGGAGCGCGAACGGCAGGCCCGGCTGGAGCGGCAGCGTCAGGAGCGCGAGCGTCAGGCCCGGCTGGAGCGCGAGCGGCGGGAGCGGGAGCGCCAGGAGCGCGAGCGTCAGGCCCGGCTGGAGCGCGAGCGTCAGGAGCGGCAGCGTCAGGAGCGCGAGCGTCAGGCCCGGCTGGAGCGCGAGCGTCAGGAGCGCGAGCGTCAGGCCCGGTTGGAGCGCGAGCGGCAGCAGCGCGAGCGTCAGGCCCAGCGTGACCGGGTGGCGCACAACGGCGGCTGGCTGAACTGA